The region AAAGGAGGAAGAGTAACAAGGGGACATCTGCTCTAGCAGAAAATAAACCAGAGGttaatagctattttttttttttttaccagtacaAATAAGTTTATTGCAAATTGTTTATGGTGGGGTGAAAATAGTAAGCAACCTGAGAGGTTATCAGTAGggatatttttattgaataaaatatattcataccaTAGAGCAGTAAATTCTatgaaaaaagtgattttttatttctatattttgaactGGAGATATGATCATTATATATTAAGGTAAAAAAAGCAagtttgcatatatatgtatccatATGTCATATCTATGCATgaaactttacattaaaaaacacattttacataacatatatgtgtaatatataaagCTCATGTGAGCCAGATAAAGGTGAGAAAGCATTTGCAAATTAGTTATTACTGCTTAGTGTTTGGAATGGAGGTGAATGGAAAGAGGGTTTTACTCTGTGTTTGGCTTGTTGTAAATAGTATCTCTTaggaataatattaataatgatgataaaaatcaTAGCTAACATTTGATGAGAGTTTAAGATGTGGCAGAGACTGTCCTAAGAGCTTTCAGTCTCTTAGGATGGTAGTATTATCATCTtcaccattttatagacaaaggaATGAGGCTCTGAGGGGTTGGTCACTTGTCCAAGGCTGCACATTTAGTAACAGGCAGACCAAAATTTAAACCAAGTAGTTGTTTTGCAATGCTTATTCTCTAAAGAGAAGATTccaatgaaagatttttttattaataaaaaatataaggggagcctggctggctcagtcagtagaacatgtgattctcgatcttggggttgtgagttcaagccccacaataactatttttttaggtttttttttttttttttaagattgattgattgattgattgattgatttgtaagagAGCAAGCtttaggcagagagagagggagaagcagactccctgctgagcagggagcttgactcagggctggatcccaggactgtgggatcatgacctgagctgaaggcagactcttaaccaactgagccacccaggtgcccctaataaaCTGTTTTAACTATCATTACACACCTTCATTTTATGAGTAAACATCAAAAGatcaaataattctaaattttgcTGAGCCTTTTCGTGCATGTGTATGGAaatctcacacattgctggtagaTATATGAAATGGTACAAAAGCTCTGGATAAATCTTAGGAAGGTTCACACAAAGTTACCCATccagctaccctatgacccagaaatttcaccCCTGGGTGTTGCCCAACTGAACTGAAGACTTAGGTTCACTTGGACATTTGAACTCAACTGTTCACAGCACTTATATTAGCAAAACCCTCAAACTGAAAGCAGTCCAAACAAGGTCACAGAAACTGGTAGTTTCGTAAGAACTTTAAGCTGAGTGAAAGAAGGTACATCACAATATGTAATGCGTGGTTTTCTTTACATGAAGCTCAAGCTCCGGCAAAACTCATCTCTCAATGATGGAAATTATGTCATTGATGGAGAAAATTGAGTGCACAGGCAAGTGTTAGGGTCGatagggtgatggaaatattttataacctAACTGGGGAGGTAGTTACTCAGTTATAAGCATTTGCTCAAACTTCTCAACCTGGAAATTTAAGATCTGTGCATGGTATCTCACATAAGATCATAcctgactttttgtttttaaggaacgGAATATGAAATCAAATATCAcctaattaaaatattagaacCCTCTGTTGAATTAAGCAAAGCATTGGAGACAGATCTATGCACACATGGAAAATGAATGCATGATAAAGTGACATTTCATATCATAGGGAAAAGTATTATCATTGAAACTTAATAGGTAATACATGCTTgtctatttaaataaatcaaggaTGGATACCTACATTACTCTTCCactaaaatattttgtagatGGAACAATTATTTTCATGTTAGTAATAACTAATAGTTAATCCTTTACTAATGCCATCCtctgttctaagtattttatagtCATTTTCTCATCAGACCCTTATATACCttaatttatttacttctcaCAACATCCCAGTGAGGTAGGTTTTCTTGTTGttacattattattgttatcatcatcatcatcatgttaATGGTGAGAACATCAAGGGCCACACAGGTACAGTAAATTGTCCAAGGTTAGGCATAGTAAGTTGCAGGGAAGGGAGTCAAATCCAGATTACAGCTAGAGGCCATGCTCTAGTTTGGTCCTTTtgtctttctaaatatttctcaaaagctggcattttaaaatatagcagaTATCCATTACAAAAAGCAAGAATACTGGCTATCAATatatgcttaaaaacaaacaaaaagccaaaaagccctgctaaaaatacatagaagcagCAATTCCTTTCCAGGAATGTATGCTCCTCAGAAATGAATGTACATGTTCTCCCATGTACATGTATACAAATGGACAAGGAACAGTACTATCTGTAATGACTAAAActagaaaatgtctattcacatgtCCATCAAAAGTAGAATGAAATAGACACAGAAATTTCTAAAAGTAAGAAACAGAATGTCTGTGAAATTACATTAAGTAAAACAATCTAGACATGGTATTTTACATATCCATCTATTTCAagtataagaaaaggaaaattaacccATGGCGATGAAGGTCAGAGCAGTTAATTTCTGGACAACATGTGGAAAGAGAGGTTTTCAGTATAAAACACTTGCgtgtataaatacacatatgtatgtgtacacacacacacacacacacatgtaatgtgtataaacatttttaaaaatacaaagtaattcAGGAAGTTGTTTGAGAGAAATTGcaatatatatttctcatttaGTTGGCATATAGCTCCGATTAAGCAATACTGTTTCCACAGCAAATTAGTCTGCCTAgttaactctttctctctctttttttactttgaCGTTTGTTTAAAAACATGGCATTTAGCTCTAATATGTACTGCCTTAGTGTTTCAACTTTATTATTTAaggcattgttttttaaaagctttggAATATATGTATTGCAAAGTTGATTTTGatatacaatgtatattttaaccatcgatttgtttttattttacaaagcGATGATTTTCTTTGCAAAGTGCCAGTTTTCTGCTTTAGCCTATATGCGAAGTTTATACTGCCTTTGATTTAACTTTTCATTGACATGTACATTAGCTTAGCCACATAGCTGCCTCATTGTCCACCTGCCATGCCACTGCTCCCATAATCTGAATAGTTCATATTCTCAACATTCTTTCTCTACctttcacgtgtgtgtgtgttaacttagGAGGTGGTGGAAACAAGTACtttgttagaagaaaatattcagaagaaGCAGCAAAAATATGGGTGtcatatagatataaaaatgaacacgaatttaataaagattttcttttaccaGATGGATGTTATAAACGGTTCAAAGTGAACGCCAAAGCGCGCAGACATGCGTAGAGGAGAGGAATTGAATTGCAGATGTCGCCAAACCGGTTTTTCCACAGCAGGGATGGGAGACAATATAAAGTAGCAAAGAAGACATCATTTACATATCTAGTAGTTAATTATCTGGGCATTACAAAGACGGGCAAAGTAGCTGAGAGACCAATGAACAGAACGTCTGTGAAGGGTTGCTTCAAAGGATAGGAAGTTGTCCATCACACTACATTTTGTCCGTGTTTCTCAGTACTATATTTTTGTTGCTGAGTTTAAAATAAAGAGTGAGAATTCTGTTATCTATGCTGACGAGTGGCAGATTATTAATTTATACTTGCAGCTATTCAATTTATTTAGAAGCGAATCTGTGGAACAACCAAAATTAGATATGACCATTGTTCTGTTAAAAGACAGATGGGTGGTCTTGGAACTCAAGCAGTTTCAGTAGTGTTAAGGTGATCTCTTGTCAAGGTAAGCAGCCATAAACCCAGACTGAATCAATTCAGAACGTCCTGTAATTCTTTATATGTTAAGCAAGTTTGCccactttattttgaaattaagtgacgcataaaataatagcaaaattaaTATGAATAGGGCCTCTGTTAGCTAGAGTAAGGAAATCACTATGGAAAATAAGCATCAGAAAGTCCCAGCTGTTGCTTAGGGTAAAAGGGAGGGTCAGCCCACAGCTGTGTAGCCAAGGTTTCTCGGCTGTCACGGAAGCTTGTGGAGCTGCAGTGCTGCTCCTGCTGCAGCAGCGAACTGGCTACGTTCACGGGTTGTGAGGAGCTTAGCTGGTCCTCCATTCCTGAGTGCGCAGCCCTAGTATGGCTGTTCCTGTAGGTGAAGGGGTACCACGTCTCATCCACGCGCACCTGCCTGCATAGCGTGGAGGAAGAAGCTGAAGGTAGCAATTTGTCATCTTTCTGTGGCGTGGCCTTCCGACGGGGTCGATATTTATAGTCTGGGTATTTCTGTCGGTGCATGGCCTGTAGTCTCTGTGCCTCCTCAAAAAATGGCCATTTTTCGGCTTCCGTAAGCATTTTCCACTGGTACCCCAGCTGCTTGCTGATCTCTGAGTTTTGCATTTGGGGATTCTCTAGAGCCACCTTGCGCCTTTGATCACGAGACCACAGCATGAATGCGTTCATGGGTCGTCTGACGCGGTTCTGGCCGCTGTCTCTACTATTTCCTTCGGTTTCACACCGGTAATTTGAGGTAGGATTGTTCATCCAAAATTCCGAAAATGTTCTTCCAAAAGCAAGGATATTTCGTTGTTGTACCGCTGCACAGTGATCATCGCTGTTCAATACTCCGAACATAGCGGAAACGTAAAATTACAACGGTTAAAAGAAAAGGGGTTGGGGCTATGTAGCAACGTTGGAAGGTGTAAGCTTTCGGGCAATTATCTAGACGCTGGCGCTGTaacttttgtttctaaaatactCGTTTCTCCTCCCAGCACCTTGCCGCAAACCCGCCCCCTGACCGTCAGCCAAAGCCCAACCTATGCATTCTCAAGCAaaacttccaaataaggtcacacaaCACTGCCTAACTGCTCTACATCTAATTCGCAGCGCTGAAGTCTCTATGCCTCTCTTTAAGAATTGAAACAaactttgttattattaatttattttattattcctttaaatCAAAGGAGGAATGTGCAGCAAAGATTGCAAATTGTTTATCAAAAGTGaaagttatgtttaaaaaacaaaccttaaaGATAATGTAATTCTACTAGCTATTAAAACACCACAGGATACTGAATTCGTATTAACCATCATCGTGTTTCTTCACTTCTACTTAAACTACAATTCAAAATTCTATGCCAGTTTTCCACTGCCAAATAACTAGTAATTCTATTCTGTTATCTATACTGATGGTTAACggaatgcaaatatatatttacagcCAATAGTTATGGCCAGTCTGTACAATAActaaattttgatataaaaattgtacaactaaaacaggaaacaaaacaaacaacaaactaaCCAACAGcggcaacaacaaaaacacatgaCTTTGGAACTCAAGCAGTTCCAGGGGTGTTCAGGTAACACTGAAGAGACTGATTTGTTCTCCATAGACTCTACACAGTTATACCTGCGTCACTGTCTTCTGCACTTTCACATAACtgataaccaaaataaaaaaacagaacaaaacaaagcaaaacaaaaaagattttacaaaTCTAGATTCACTTTCTAAATTAGAGCCACCAACTtatcatcttttatattttacttcaaCCTTAGCGCAAAATTAAAAAAGTCATATTTTACCAAGTCATATTTTTACCTCCTCCAAATAAATTCTGAAGCCAGACTTGAAAATTATCATAGAATATGGTCATGTAATACCATAGGGCGAAACTTTCCCCATGCAAATCTTAAAAGCATATTTGCAAAATGGGACTAACAACCATGCATTGCACAGGACACagcctgttaaaaaaaataaaataaaaacaaaaaacaaggtcTCACCAAGACTGACTAAGAATGATGCCAAAATCCCCAGGGAAATGAAATGATTCATTGCAAGCTATAATTCACATCGCCAGATGTGATTTATGCAATAAATGTTATGATGCATTGGTACTAAAAACTCCAAACAAAGATTAACTTTACTCTCAAAATATGTGTATCGACCCCATACTTTGTATCTTACTCATCTAATAGAGTTTAGTAGTAGTCAAGATCCGAATAAAATGGTAATATATTGTTACCTNNNNNNNNNNNNNNNNNNNNNNNNNNNNNNNNNNNNNNNNNNNNNNNNNNNNNNNNNNNNNNNNNNNNNNNNNNNNNNNNNNNNNNNNNNNNNNNNNNNNNNNNNNNNNNNNNNNNNNNNNNNNNNNNNNNNNNNNNNNNNNNNNNNNNNNNNNNNNNNNNNNNNNNNNNNNNNNNNNNNNNNNNNNNNNNNNNNNNNNNggcatctcggttccttccacgatttagctattgtggacaatgctactatgaacattggggtgcatatggcccttctcttcatcaCGATACAGAtacgcctgtatctttggggtatttacccagtagtgcaattgctgtatcaaaaggtagcacaatttttaactttttaagaaacctccacactgttttccaaagaggctgtaccaacttgtattcccacctgCAAtgtaaaagggatcccctttctccacatcctttccaacatttgttgtttccttccttgtccatttttgccattctaactggcataaggtggtatctcaaggtggttttgacttcaatttccctgatagctaatgattttcaacattttttcatgtgtctgttagccatttctatttcttcattggaaaagcgtctgctcatatcttctgcccatattttgatttggttatttgtttcccatgttgaatttgagaagttctttgtggattGGACAcgtcttttatctgtaatttcatttgtgaatatcttctcccgttctgtgggctgcctcttagttttttggactgtttccttggctatggaGAAggtttctatcttgatgaagtcccacaagttcattttatcttttgtttctcttgcctttggagatgtgtcatgagaaagatagctttggccgatgtcaaagaggttgttgaCTATTTTCTCCtgaggattttgatggattcctgtctcacatcgaggtctttcatccatttggagttcgtctttgtgtatggtgtgagagagtggtcatatttcattcttttgcatatagctgtccaattttcccagcaccatttattgaagagactgtctttttcccaccggatgttttttcctgctttgtcaaagattagttgcccaaagagctgagggtccatttctgggttctctattctgttccattagtctgtgtgtctgttccattagccagtaccatgctgtcattgtgatgacagctttgtagtatagcttcacaacgtgatgcccccagctttgtttttccttttcaacaatccttggtgattcagggccttttctagttcttaacacaaatttaagggctgtttgttgcagttctttgaaaaatgtcattggtgttttgatcaggataacattgaaagtgtagattgctccgggtagcatggacattttaactttgcctattcttctgatccatgataatggaatatttttccatcattgtGTAACTTCTTCAATGTCTTCCAGGAGagatttgtagtttttagaatatagaaaTTTATGGAGACTAacgaaaatgaaaagacatcaaTCCAAAATCTaagggacactgcaaaggcagtcctaaggggaaaatacatagccatccaagcctcactcaaaagaatagaaaaatctaaaatgcagcttttatattctcacctcaagaagctggaacagagtaacaggcctaatccacgcatgaggaagcagtttacaaagattagagcagaaatcaatgaattagaaaccaggagtacagtagagcagatcaacagaactagaagctggtttttcgaaagaataaataaaatcgataGGCCACTGCCAGAcctattcaaaagaatagagaatggtcccaaattaataaaattatgaatgcaagggtagaggtcacaaccaacaccaataaaATAGGAAgcatcattagaaacttttatcctaagctttatgccaataaattaaacaacctggaagaaaaggatgccttcctggaaacctataaaataccaagactgaaacaggaagaagctgatattttattttatttttttaagattttatttatttttttgacagatgaacatgggggtgcatatggcccttctcttcactatgtctgtatctttggggtaaacacccagtagtgcaatggctggatcatagggtagctcaatttttaactttttaagggacctccacactgttttccagagtggctgtaccaatttgcattcccaccaacaatggaggagggatccctttctccacatcctctccaacaattgttgtttcctgccttgtctatttttgccattctaactggcgtaaggtggtatctcagtgtggttttgatttgaatttccctgatggctaatgattttgaacatcttttcatgtgtctgtcagccatttgtatgtcttcattggaaaagtgtctgttcatatcttctgcccattttttgatttgtttctttgtttctcgtgtattgagtttgagaagttctttgtagatcttggataccagtcctttatctgtagtgtcatttgcaaatatattctcccatgccatgggctgcctcttagtttttctgactgtttccttggctgtgcagaagcttttaatcttgatgaagtcccataaattcattttatcttttgtttctcttgcctttggggatgtgtcatgaaaacgtttgctttggccgatgtcatagaggttgctgcctatgttctcctctagaattttgatggattccttctcacatcgaggtctttcatccatttggagtttatttttgtgtatggtgtgagagagtggtcaagtttcattctcttgcatgtagctgtccaatttcccagcaccatttattgaagaaactgtctttttcccaccagatgttttttcctgctttatcaaatattagttgcccaaagagccgaggtcaacttctgggttctctattttggtCCATTGGTCTATATGCCTGTTTTTGTGCCCGTAGCATgccgtctttgtgatcacagctttgtagtacagctcgaaatccggcattgtgattccgccagctttgtttttccttttcaacagttccttggagatttggggccttttctgtttccatacaaatttaaggactatttgttccagttgtttgaaaaatgtcctcggtattttgatcgggatagcattgagtgtagattgctctgggtagcatggacattttatctatgttaattcttccgatccataagcatggaatatctttccatctttttgtgtcttcttcaatgtctttcaagagtgaaatatattttctacaaTATAGGtcatttacgtctctggttaagttaagtacaaggtaacatatggtttttagtgctattgtaaatgggatggattccctaatttctctgtcttcGGTCTCGtttttcatgtatagaaatgcaacggatttctaagcattgattttttatcccgccatattactgaattgctctataacttctaatagtttgggaatggcttcttttgagttttccatatagagtatcatgtcatctgcgaaaagagacattgatttcttttttttaatttaatttttttaaattttataattttattattttttttaatgattttttattatattatgttagccaccatacagtacatcccccgtTTCCAatataaggctcgatgattcaatagttgtgtataacacccagtgcaccatgcaatacgtgccctccttactacccatcaacggtctatcccattcccccacccccctcccctctgaggccctcaggttgtttctcatatccctagtctctcatgtttcattcccccttcttattaccccccctttctttattcctttcttcccctactgatcatcctagtttttatgttccatcgATGAGAGAactcatatgatagttgtctttctctgcttgacttatttcacttagcattatctcctccagtgccgtccatgttgcagca is a window of Ursus arctos isolate Adak ecotype North America chromosome Y, UrsArc2.0, whole genome shotgun sequence DNA encoding:
- the LOC125282558 gene encoding sex-determining region Y protein; the encoded protein is MFGVLNSDDHCAAVQQRNILAFGRTFSEFWMNNPTSNYRCETEGNSRDSGQNRVRRPMNAFMLWSRDQRRKVALENPQMQNSEISKQLGYQWKMLTEAEKWPFFEEAQRLQAMHRQKYPDYKYRPRRKATPQKDDKLLPSASSSTLCRQVRVDETWYPFTYRNSHTRAAHSGMEDQLSSSQPVNVASSLLQQEQHCSSTSFRDSRETLATQLWADPPFYPKQQLGLSDAYFP